A stretch of DNA from Zonotrichia albicollis isolate bZonAlb1 chromosome 17, bZonAlb1.hap1, whole genome shotgun sequence:
GTgaggaggctggggagggaaaagaCAGACAAAAATTACCAGGGAAGTTGTCAAAACCCAGGACTTGACATCAAGAAAAAACTGAGCTCCTCTGTAGAGGAGCCCCCTCCTCTTCTCTGATAAGAGATGCTgcaagcccagagctcccccagGCTTCAGCAGGAATTACAGATGCTCAGGACTTTGTTATCTGAATCCCAAAATCTGCTTGTTAGGCTGTCAATCCGTGCCCAGATTTGAGACTGAAGTTCTGCCCCAGTGACCCCACTGACCCCCACGCTCACCCCTTCCTCAGGCTGACGCTGAAGCCACCAAGGAGGTTGCTGCAATCCTTAAGCACCAGCTTAAGGTCACCAGGGGAGTCCTGGCTCAGGGCAATGTGTGATGTGATGTTTGCTTCTACTGAGGATCCACTCAGAAActgaaaaatcctggaaaagaggaagTGGCGTGGAAGGCTTATGGAGGAAGTCAAAGCAGCACTGGAGACTGGTGCCTGTGGCAGAGCTGTGAACAGAGCCTCAGCTGGGACAGTGCTTCAGTTCAGGGACTTCTCTCAGGCTCCTTCTCCTGTAGCAGatcacagaaccatagaatTGTTCAGGTTGGAATTTCCCTCTAAGATCAAGAAGCCAATTATCAACCCAGCACCCCTGCCATGttcactaaaccatgtcctccAGAGCCATATCCGAGTTTATTGAACGCTTCCACGAATGGTGAGTGTCTGTGGAGTGAGGACAGCTGGAAATGGTTCCAGGGAGAGTCAGCAGCACAGCTTTTCTCACCAGCCTGTTGCTTGGTGTTTGTCCAGCACTCAGGaatgtcccattgtccccagcaCCCTCAGGTGCCCATGGCCTCACTCTCCAGCCTCACTCACCCTGGAAAGCGGAGCACCAGCTTCGAGTACAGGTTCAGCACAAGCTCAGTCCCACGAAGGACTTTCCATGACACTCGGGCGCTCTCGAGGTTCAGCACCTTCAGCCTGGGGGTTGACACCAAGGCAAACCCACCTTGAGATGGCAGGATCAGCAGGAGCAGATCCTACAGTCCCATCTCTTCCTGCTCATTTTTTGACCTGTGGATATTGCCAGGTAAAAGTGAAGGTGGGGAAGGACCAATTCCTGCTCTGCAAACAGCCAATCTCAAAGCATGGTCGGGCTTCTCAAGGCTCTATCCTCCTGAGTCTCAGCCATCTCCATGGATGGAGATTGCCCCTCCTGCTGTGTTGCCCATGGCAGTGTCACACCACTCCCACAGGTAAGACTTTTCCCATTTCTGGTTAGAATTTCCCCTGTCGCAGATTCTCATGTGAGCTGTGAGCCTGGGACCGGTGGTTTGTATGAGAGGGAGGGTCTGATCCCCTGGATGTCATGGGCCACCCTGCAGTGAGCCCCACCAGGGGCTTCTGACTCACCAGGCGAAGCGTGTCATCTTCTGGGGGGCTTCACCACCCAGcagtcctcctgctgctcccagcagtcCTCCTGCTTCACCCAGAAGACCATCGAGTCCAAGCAGACTTCCATTGCCTAGGAGACCTCCTTTTCCGAGAAGCCCTGTGCCAAGCAGACCTGTCTCTCCAAGAAGGCTGTTATTGCCAAGGAGGCCATtgccaaggagaccattgttgaGGAGACCATTGCCAAGTCCCTCCCCACCAAGGAGGCCTGTTGCAAGGCCTTTCCCACCAAGGATTCCAGTGCCAACTCCCTCTCCACCAAGGATTCCTGTAGCCAGTCCTTCTCCACCAAGGAGTCCTGTGCCGAGTCCTTCACCAAGGAGTCCTGCTCCGAGGCCTTTCCCACCAAGGATGCCTGTGCCAAGCAGCCCACTGCTGCCAGGCTGTCCTCCTGCAACAGACAGAACTTCCTTACTATCCTGTCCTTTACCACCTTCCTCAAAGCTGCTTTTACTGCTctgcctagggttagggttccgAAAACCACAAAGCCCCAAGTTCCAGGCACACTGCAACTGCAAAAGGCATCTCAAGGGGAACACAAAACTGCCACAACATGGCTGCCTCCACGGCTTTTTCCTTGGAACCAGCCTTAGCTTAAGGCACTGTTTGCTGCCTAGGATTAGGGTTTCAGCTAGGGTTAGGATTTCagctagggttagggttttcAAACCACAAAGCCCCaagctccaggcacactgcagctgcaaaaggcatcCCAAGGAGAACACGAAACTGCCACAACATGGCTTCCTCCACAGCTTTCTCCTTGGAACCAGCCTTAGATCAAGGCTGCTTCTACTGCTCtgcctagggttagggtcaCAAACCCTCCCTTTGCCAAATTTTCTTACCTAGGAGGCCTGTGCCAAGGATTCCACCTCCACTGGGTTCAGCTCCTGCACCAATAGGAGCTCCACTTTCTGCTCCACTTGGACTTCCTTTGCCCAGGAGGCCTGTGCCAAGCAGCCCTCCTTCACCaagggcacctgtgccaagcaACCCACTTTTTCCACCAATGAGACCAGTGCCAAGCAGACCTGCACCAAGAGACTCCCAGTTACTGACTGGACTTCCACTCTTGGGAGGATTTCATTGACAGGCAAGGTTTGGTTTGACCACTTCAGGGTGctcacagggagccctgagcaCCCTTGAACAAATCTGTGTTCCTCACGGAGATGGGCCTGCCAGGAGGCAGCTCCCTGATGAGCAGAGGGACGTGCCATGAGCACAAAATGGCACAGGACTGTGCTGTGACTCTGCCCTGGAAACACAGAACATCTCTGAACTCACCACCGCTGGGTTGTTCCGGGTTCAGCAGGTTGAGGAGGCCCTGGGAGGGGGACAGGAGGGCCCCGAGAAAGATGAGACACCAGAAGGGTGGCATGTCCTGGCACAGCACCTGTGGGAAGACTCACATCAGCCCAAGCACCAGTTTCACATGGGTATTGACAGCCTGGGCTCTGGGACAGTTCTCCATCCTTCATGtgcactgccctgggctggtggGGAGCTTCCTTCTGGACATACAGCCTCCAGACACCATgccctccatcccagccctgaccTGCAGCCCCCTTTTCCCATTCTGGCTGTCAGGGAGCAGTGGAAGCCCAGAGCCATCAATGTCTCCACGCCTGGCCGTGCTCCCCCCATGCAGAGCTGggtgcccagcactgcagggaagTGAAAATGCCATTTTAAGAGAGGAAGAGGGATGGAGATGAGGGAGGAGGACCTTGTACTGAGAGAGACGGATGGCTTCCAACCACTCTGAAATGGCCCTGAAAGAGGAACACTCACAGGGGCACAGCCAAATAAAAAATGACAAGTGTCACAGCTGTGTCCTTCTGCCTGCTGTGAAGAGCACCATGTGTTATTAAAGCTCAAAGCATGGCCAGAATCAGACTCGCTTTCCCGTGGGcaggttgtttgtttttctcgtCTTGTTCCACTCAAGCTGTGAAAAGAGTCTGTTTTCCCTGTGTTTGATCTGCACCCAGCCAAAAGAAAGTACCTTCAAGGACCTTCTGTTCCTGCCCGAGCTGGGCTTCTCAGGGTGACAGTGCAGGCTGGGGAGTGTTTGTTTATGCAtggaaagaaatgagaaaatggtctctctgcagcactgccaggggtcCCAGCTCTAGCAGCATTTTCCTGGACAGATCATGTCCTGAACAGACACCTCAGCTTGTCCCTTCTGAGAAAAACAATGTACAGGGTGCAGATTGCAGAGGTTCAGCACTGAGAAATAACATTATTTAGGTCAGACTGAACAacttctttatctcttccagatactttaaaaaaacccctctatGACAGTTCTCGGCACAATTAAATTAGACTTTAATTCACTCGACTGTCTTTTACATTTTCCCTTTGATCAGCACGTAATGATGCACAGCTCCTGTAGCTGTGATTATTGAACAGGGGAGAAGGAGAGAGGCTCGAGCAGCTTCTATTGAAAATCGTGTCAAATAAAATCAGTGGGATTTGTTGGAGGGGCTCTGAAAGACGTGTGCAGCATTGCAAAAGGGTGCCAGAATGGATGTCAGGGCTCTTAGAAGAGCTCTTAGAGAATACGTGACCGTGCAGGCACCTATCTCTGCAGTTATTAACAATATctgccagggtgctgctcctcgGTCATGCACATTTCAGTGAGCCAAGCATCTTGCACATGC
This window harbors:
- the LOC102067329 gene encoding uncharacterized protein LOC102067329: MPPFWCLIFLGALLSPSQGLLNLLNPEQPSGGLLGTGLIGGKSGLLGTGALGEGGLLGTGLLGKGSPSGAESGAPIGAGAEPSGGGILGTGLLGGQPGSSGLLGTGILGGKGLGAGLLGEGLGTGLLGGEGLATGILGGEGVGTGILGGKGLATGLLGGEGLGNGLLNNGLLGNGLLGNNSLLGETGLLGTGLLGKGGLLGNGSLLGLDGLLGEAGGLLGAAGGLLGGEAPQKMTRFAWLKVLNLESARVSWKVLRGTELVLNLYSKLVLRFPGIFQFLSGSSVEANITSHIALSQDSPGDLKLVLKDCSNLLGGFSVSLRKGLLTNLVSSLLNKSLKSLVPALLCPLVNMWVSIININLQFLNRVISFGLLGKIYSAFSKLPVTSGHYVELDLQNSPFPSSFIDWLLQTAGVNPSINP